A single window of Streptomyces griseoviridis DNA harbors:
- a CDS encoding MFS transporter, translated as MFAPRTIPWPLVALFTAGYLAPYLLPTTVGRLDSGLPLTATQAGSVGSALLLSSASAGFLLAARVERIGARRLARAGLTLAAVGYATAALSGAVPLVVAGAMAGGFGSGTVTAVAVTGVAAHPDPHRVSTAGLLSVSGLAGAVYLTVPHLGPGHGQPLAAIALTALAVWPFTGRLPDRAATPHPATEGGRLPHLRYGLALVLAMPCWSLIQNALWGVSGRIGLVQAHLTEAVVGVVFAVALGAGLLGVLGAGAVGPRLGKALPVGGGSVLIAVFLVLSASATDLVSFAVGEIAWNLVYPVVLSYLIGLAASLDPRGRWAVLIGSASSLGTAAGPLSGSVLSAQAGFPVMGMVLAAVLLVVTVPITAVALGMSRRALPVVEIPVETSAAVAPLARDTTTAA; from the coding sequence GTGTTCGCCCCCCGCACCATCCCCTGGCCCCTCGTCGCCCTTTTCACGGCCGGGTACCTCGCCCCCTATCTGCTGCCGACCACCGTCGGCCGCCTCGACTCGGGGCTGCCGCTGACCGCCACCCAGGCGGGCTCCGTCGGCAGCGCCCTGCTGCTGAGTTCCGCGTCCGCCGGATTCCTCCTCGCCGCCAGGGTCGAGCGGATCGGCGCCAGGAGACTGGCCCGCGCCGGACTCACCCTGGCCGCCGTCGGCTACGCCACCGCCGCCCTCTCCGGCGCCGTCCCCCTCGTGGTGGCCGGCGCGATGGCCGGCGGCTTCGGGTCGGGGACCGTCACCGCCGTCGCCGTCACCGGAGTCGCCGCGCACCCCGACCCGCACCGGGTCTCCACGGCGGGACTGCTGTCCGTCTCGGGGCTCGCGGGCGCCGTCTATCTGACGGTCCCGCACCTGGGACCCGGGCACGGCCAGCCGCTGGCCGCCATCGCGCTCACCGCGCTCGCCGTGTGGCCGTTCACCGGACGGCTGCCCGACCGCGCGGCCACCCCGCACCCGGCCACCGAGGGCGGCAGGCTGCCGCACCTGAGGTACGGTCTCGCGCTCGTCCTCGCCATGCCCTGCTGGTCCCTCATACAGAACGCCCTGTGGGGCGTCAGCGGGCGGATCGGCCTCGTCCAGGCGCACCTCACGGAGGCCGTCGTCGGCGTGGTGTTCGCCGTCGCGCTCGGCGCCGGGCTGCTCGGGGTGCTCGGCGCGGGCGCGGTCGGGCCGCGGCTCGGCAAGGCCCTGCCGGTCGGCGGCGGGTCCGTGCTCATCGCCGTGTTCCTGGTGCTGAGCGCGTCCGCCACCGACCTGGTGTCGTTCGCCGTCGGCGAGATCGCCTGGAACCTGGTCTACCCGGTCGTCCTGTCGTACCTCATCGGCCTCGCCGCCTCCCTCGACCCGCGCGGGCGGTGGGCGGTCCTCATAGGCTCCGCCTCCTCGCTGGGCACGGCGGCCGGGCCGCTGAGCGGCAGCGTGCTGTCGGCGCAGGCCGGGTTCCCGGTGATGGGGATGGTCCTCGCCGCCGTCCTGCTGGTGGTCACCGTGCCGATCACCGCCGTCGCGCTCGGCATGAGCCGGCGGGCGCTGCCGGTCGTGGAGATCCCGGTCGAGACGTCCGCCGCGGTCGCGCCGCTCGCCCGGGACACCACCACGGCGGCCTAG
- a CDS encoding ribonuclease Z encodes MSVRELVVLGTASQVPTRHRNHNGYLLRWDGEGILFDPGEGTQRQMLRAGVAAHDLNRICVTHFHGDHSLGLAGVIQRINLDRVPHEITAHYPRSGKRFFDRLRYATAYRETVGLTEVPVDRDGDLATTPGYTLQAHRLSHPVESYGYRLVEPDGRRMLPERLAAHGIAGPDVGRLQREGTLDGVSLADVSEVRAGQRFAFVMDTRLCDGVHALAEGCDLLVIESTFLDEDTDLAVEHGHLTAGQAAAVAVGAGVRHLVLTHFSQRYHDPAEFERQARAAGFQGELTVARDLLRVPVPKRS; translated from the coding sequence GTGTCCGTACGTGAACTCGTCGTCCTCGGCACCGCGAGCCAGGTCCCGACCCGGCACCGCAACCACAACGGCTATCTGCTGCGCTGGGACGGCGAGGGCATCCTCTTCGACCCGGGCGAGGGCACCCAGCGGCAGATGCTGCGGGCCGGGGTCGCCGCGCACGACCTGAACCGGATCTGCGTCACCCACTTCCACGGCGACCACTCGCTCGGCCTGGCCGGTGTCATCCAGCGGATCAACCTCGACCGGGTCCCGCACGAGATCACCGCGCACTACCCGCGCTCGGGCAAGCGCTTCTTCGACCGGCTCAGGTACGCCACCGCCTACCGCGAGACGGTCGGCCTCACCGAGGTCCCGGTGGACCGCGACGGCGACCTGGCCACGACCCCCGGGTACACCCTCCAGGCGCACCGGCTCTCGCACCCCGTCGAGTCCTACGGCTACCGGCTGGTCGAGCCGGACGGCCGCCGGATGCTGCCCGAACGGCTCGCCGCGCACGGCATCGCGGGCCCCGACGTCGGCCGCCTCCAGCGCGAGGGCACCCTCGACGGGGTCTCCCTCGCGGACGTCAGCGAGGTGCGCGCGGGCCAGCGGTTCGCGTTCGTCATGGACACCCGGCTCTGCGACGGCGTGCACGCCCTCGCCGAGGGCTGCGACCTGCTCGTCATCGAGTCGACGTTCCTCGACGAGGACACGGACCTCGCCGTCGAGCACGGCCATCTCACCGCCGGGCAGGCGGCCGCCGTGGCGGTCGGCGCGGGCGTGCGCCACCTGGTGCTCACCCACTTCAGCCAGCGCTACCACGACCCCGCGGAGTTCGAACGGCAGGCCCGCGCGGCAGGCTTCCAGGGCGAGCTGACGGTGGCACGCGACCTGCTGCGCGTCCCGGTTCCGAAACGCAGCTAA
- a CDS encoding adenosine deaminase produces the protein MPLPKAELHLHIEGTLEPELAFELAARNGVTLPYADTGALREAYAFDDLQSFLDLYYALMAVLRTEQDFEDLADAYLARAAAQGVRHAEIFFDPQAHLARGVPMDTVVEGLWRALGRSERSHGVSTRLILCFLRDESAESAMETLTAARPHLDRITGVGLDSAEVGHPPAKFRAVYEAAAALGLRRVAHAGEEGPPAYVTEALDVLGVERVDHGLRSMEDPALVARLVRERIPLTLCPLSNVRLRTVDTLADHPLPAMLEAGLMCTLNSDDPAYFGGYAGDTFDAVRAVLGLTDDRLRELARNSFLAAFLDDDEERRARYLAEVDAYVF, from the coding sequence ATGCCCCTCCCCAAAGCTGAACTGCACCTGCACATCGAAGGCACCCTGGAGCCGGAGCTGGCCTTCGAACTGGCCGCCCGCAACGGCGTCACCCTCCCGTACGCCGACACCGGGGCGCTCCGCGAGGCGTACGCGTTCGACGACCTCCAGTCGTTCCTCGACCTGTACTACGCGCTGATGGCCGTGTTGCGCACCGAACAGGACTTCGAGGACCTCGCCGACGCCTATCTGGCCCGCGCCGCCGCCCAGGGCGTACGGCACGCGGAGATCTTCTTCGATCCGCAGGCCCATCTGGCCAGGGGCGTGCCGATGGACACCGTCGTCGAGGGGCTGTGGCGGGCGCTGGGGCGCAGCGAGCGCAGCCACGGGGTGTCGACGCGGCTCATCCTCTGCTTCCTGCGGGACGAGTCGGCCGAGTCGGCGATGGAGACGCTGACGGCCGCGCGGCCCCACCTGGACCGGATCACCGGGGTCGGCCTCGACTCGGCCGAGGTCGGGCATCCGCCGGCGAAGTTCCGCGCGGTGTACGAGGCGGCGGCCGCCCTCGGGCTGCGCCGGGTGGCGCACGCCGGGGAGGAGGGCCCGCCCGCGTACGTGACCGAGGCGCTCGACGTCCTCGGGGTGGAGCGCGTCGACCACGGGCTGCGCAGTATGGAGGACCCGGCGCTGGTGGCGCGGCTCGTGCGGGAGCGGATCCCGCTGACGCTGTGCCCGCTCTCCAACGTCCGGCTGCGGACCGTCGACACCCTCGCCGACCATCCGCTCCCGGCGATGCTGGAGGCGGGCCTGATGTGCACGCTCAACTCCGACGACCCGGCCTACTTCGGCGGCTACGCGGGCGACACCTTCGACGCGGTCCGCGCGGTCCTCGGCCTCACCGACGACCGCCTGCGGGAGTTGGCCCGCAACTCCTTCCTCGCCGCCTTCCTCGACGACGACGAGGAGCGCAGGGCCCGCTACCTGGCCGAGGTGGACGCCTACGTCTTCTAG
- a CDS encoding 5-dehydro-4-deoxyglucarate dehydratase, which yields MTRVSLDTGSDTGTGADTVRRLRDGMARGVLSFPLTSFHEDGTLDPDGCRSHLAAQIATAPGAVFPACGTGEFFSLDEDEYRTVVTLAVEEAAGRLPVVAGVGYGWAQAARFARIAEDAGADALLVLPHYLVAAPQDGLLGQLRQLTARTRLPLIAYQRGQVAFTAATLRHVAALPGVIGLKDGHSDLDRLQRLTLAAPADFLFFNGAATAEIQARAYATVGVPAYSSAVHAFAPEIANAFFTALRADDHTTVDTLLRDFYVPLVELRDRVPGYAVSLVKAAARLRGRPVGPVRAPLTDPCAADLADLAALLATGLDLVGADQ from the coding sequence ATGACGAGGGTGAGCCTCGACACGGGCAGCGACACGGGCACGGGCGCCGACACGGTCCGACGGCTGCGCGACGGCATGGCACGGGGCGTGCTGTCCTTCCCGCTCACGAGCTTCCACGAGGACGGCACCCTCGACCCGGACGGCTGCCGCAGCCACCTCGCCGCCCAGATCGCCACCGCCCCGGGCGCCGTCTTCCCCGCCTGCGGCACCGGCGAGTTCTTCTCGCTCGACGAGGACGAGTACCGCACCGTCGTCACCCTCGCCGTCGAGGAGGCCGCGGGCCGCCTCCCGGTGGTGGCGGGCGTCGGCTACGGCTGGGCCCAGGCCGCCCGGTTCGCCCGCATCGCCGAGGACGCGGGCGCCGACGCCCTCCTCGTCCTGCCGCACTACCTCGTCGCCGCCCCGCAGGACGGACTCCTCGGCCAGCTCCGGCAGCTCACCGCCCGCACCCGCCTGCCGCTCATCGCCTACCAGCGCGGCCAGGTCGCCTTCACCGCGGCCACCCTGCGGCACGTCGCCGCCCTGCCCGGCGTCATCGGCCTCAAGGACGGCCACAGCGACCTCGACCGCCTCCAGCGCCTCACCCTCGCCGCCCCTGCCGACTTCCTCTTCTTCAACGGTGCCGCCACCGCCGAGATCCAGGCCCGCGCCTACGCCACCGTCGGTGTCCCCGCCTACTCCTCCGCCGTGCACGCCTTCGCCCCGGAGATCGCGAACGCCTTCTTCACCGCCCTGCGCGCCGACGACCACACCACCGTCGACACCCTGCTGCGCGACTTCTACGTCCCGCTCGTCGAACTCCGCGACCGGGTGCCCGGATACGCCGTCTCCCTCGTGAAGGCCGCCGCCCGGCTGCGCGGCCGCCCGGTGGGCCCCGTCCGCGCCCCGCTCACCGACCCCTGCGCCGCCGACCTCGCCGACCTCGCCGCACTGCTCGCCACCGGACTCGACCTCGTAGGAGCCGACCAGTGA
- a CDS encoding S41 family peptidase, with translation MTQSAAPAYLRFPHPHGDLVAFTAEDDVWLAPLDGGRAWRASSDNVPVGQPRISPDGTTLAWTSTRDGAPEVHVAPVDGGPATRLTYWGSRRTQVRGWTPEGHVLAITTHGQPSSRRSWARAVPLDGGPATTLPHGPVGDVAFGPATVLLSAPMGREAAWWKRYRGGTAGKLWIDREGDGEFTRLHQELDGNLESPVWVGERIAFLSDHEGVGAVYSSLADGSDLRRHTPVDGFYARHLAGDGSRLVYSSAGLLYLLDDLDGSAPRPLDIRLGGSRTDLQPYPLNASHWFGAADPDHTARGSAVAVRGAVHWITHRAGPARALAARPGVRARLPRVFRADGEEWVVWVTDAEGDDALEFAPATGTAPGTSPRRLAAGALGRVLALAVAPDGGRVAVATHDGRVLLVERDSGEVREVDRSDDGDVSGLVFSPDSTWLAWSHPGPRPLRQLRLANTTDLTVTEATPLRFRDWSPAFTLDGKHLAFLSARAFDPVYDDHVFDLAFVAGARPHLITLAATTPSPFGPQRHGRSFDAPDKDETPDSEGTPATRVDLDGLADRIVPFPVEAARYSTLRAAKDGVLWLRHPVRGVLGASRATPDDPDPKSALERYDLAQQRIEHLASDADHFAVSGDGKRVLLWTDGKLKVVPSDRRASGDDDSDSNITVDLGRIRQTVDPAAEWRQMYDEAGRLMRDNFWRADLGGVDWDGVLDRYRPVLERVATHDDLVDLLWEVQGELGTSHAYVTPRGGHGGDRQGLLGADLSRHEDGSWRVDRVLPAETSDPDARSPLAAPGVAVRPGDAVVAVGGLPVDPVTGPGPLLTGTAGKPVELTVLPAGGGDARHAVVVPIADEEPLRYHAWVADRRAYVHERSGGRLGYLHVPDMIGSGWAQLHRDLRIEVAREGLVVDVRENRGGHTSQLVVEKLARRIVGWDLPRGLRASSYPEDAPRGPVVAVADEFSGSDGDIVNAAIKALGIGPVVGTRTWGGVVGIDSRYRLVDGTLVTQPKYAFWLEGYGWGVENHGVDPDVEVVQRPQDHAAGRDTQLDAAIALALEALADNPAKTPPELP, from the coding sequence GTGACCCAGTCCGCAGCCCCCGCGTATCTCCGGTTCCCGCACCCGCACGGCGACCTGGTGGCGTTCACCGCCGAGGACGACGTCTGGCTCGCGCCCCTCGACGGTGGCCGCGCCTGGCGGGCCAGCTCCGACAACGTCCCCGTCGGCCAGCCGCGCATCTCGCCCGACGGCACCACCCTCGCCTGGACCTCCACCCGCGACGGCGCACCCGAGGTGCATGTCGCGCCGGTCGACGGCGGACCCGCCACCCGCCTGACGTACTGGGGCAGCCGCCGCACCCAGGTGCGCGGCTGGACCCCCGAGGGACACGTCCTCGCGATCACCACCCACGGGCAGCCGTCGTCGCGCCGCAGCTGGGCGCGGGCGGTCCCGCTGGACGGCGGCCCCGCCACCACCCTGCCCCACGGCCCGGTCGGCGACGTCGCGTTCGGCCCCGCCACCGTGCTGCTCTCCGCGCCGATGGGCCGGGAGGCCGCCTGGTGGAAGCGGTACCGGGGCGGCACCGCGGGCAAGTTGTGGATCGACCGCGAGGGCGACGGCGAATTCACCCGCCTGCACCAGGAGTTGGACGGCAACCTGGAGAGCCCGGTGTGGGTGGGGGAGCGGATCGCGTTCCTCTCCGACCACGAGGGCGTCGGCGCCGTCTACTCCTCCCTCGCCGACGGCTCCGACCTGCGCAGGCACACCCCCGTCGACGGCTTCTACGCCCGCCATCTCGCCGGTGACGGCAGCCGGTTGGTGTACAGCTCGGCCGGGCTGCTGTACCTCCTCGACGACCTCGACGGCAGCGCGCCGCGCCCCCTCGACATCCGGCTCGGCGGCTCCCGCACCGACCTCCAGCCGTACCCGCTGAACGCCTCCCACTGGTTCGGCGCCGCCGACCCCGACCACACCGCGCGCGGCAGCGCGGTCGCCGTCCGCGGCGCCGTCCACTGGATCACGCACCGCGCGGGCCCCGCCCGCGCGCTCGCCGCCCGGCCCGGCGTCCGGGCCCGGCTGCCCCGGGTCTTCCGCGCCGACGGCGAGGAGTGGGTGGTCTGGGTGACGGACGCCGAGGGCGACGACGCCCTGGAGTTCGCGCCCGCCACCGGCACCGCCCCGGGCACCAGCCCGCGCAGGCTCGCCGCGGGAGCGCTCGGCCGGGTCCTCGCCCTCGCGGTCGCCCCCGACGGCGGCCGGGTCGCCGTCGCCACCCACGACGGCCGGGTGCTGCTGGTCGAACGGGACAGCGGCGAGGTCCGCGAGGTCGACCGCAGCGACGACGGCGACGTCTCCGGGCTCGTCTTCTCACCCGACTCGACCTGGCTCGCCTGGTCCCACCCCGGCCCGCGCCCGCTGCGCCAGCTCCGGCTGGCCAACACCACCGACCTCACCGTCACCGAGGCGACCCCGCTCCGGTTCCGTGACTGGTCACCCGCGTTCACCCTGGACGGCAAGCACCTCGCGTTCCTGTCCGCGCGCGCCTTCGACCCCGTCTACGACGACCACGTCTTCGACCTCGCGTTCGTGGCCGGCGCCCGCCCGCACCTGATCACCCTCGCGGCGACCACCCCGTCCCCGTTCGGGCCGCAGCGGCACGGCCGGTCCTTCGACGCGCCGGACAAGGACGAGACCCCGGACAGCGAGGGCACCCCCGCCACCCGCGTCGACCTCGACGGGCTCGCCGACCGGATCGTGCCGTTCCCCGTCGAGGCCGCCCGCTACTCCACCCTGCGGGCCGCGAAGGACGGCGTGCTGTGGCTGCGCCACCCGGTGCGCGGGGTCCTCGGCGCCTCCAGGGCCACCCCGGACGACCCGGACCCCAAGAGCGCCCTGGAGCGCTACGACCTGGCCCAGCAGCGCATCGAGCACCTCGCCTCGGACGCCGACCACTTCGCCGTCAGCGGCGACGGCAAGCGCGTCCTGCTGTGGACCGACGGCAAGCTCAAGGTCGTCCCCAGCGACCGGCGGGCCTCGGGCGACGACGACAGCGACAGCAACATCACCGTCGACCTCGGCCGGATCAGGCAGACCGTCGACCCGGCCGCCGAGTGGCGGCAGATGTACGACGAGGCCGGCCGCCTGATGCGGGACAACTTCTGGCGGGCCGACCTCGGCGGCGTCGACTGGGACGGCGTCCTGGACCGCTACCGGCCCGTCCTCGAACGGGTCGCCACCCACGACGACCTGGTCGACCTGCTCTGGGAGGTGCAGGGCGAACTCGGCACCTCGCACGCCTACGTCACCCCGCGCGGCGGCCACGGCGGCGACCGGCAGGGCCTGCTCGGCGCCGACCTGTCCCGGCACGAGGACGGCAGCTGGCGGGTGGACCGGGTGCTGCCCGCCGAGACCTCCGACCCCGACGCCCGCTCCCCGCTCGCCGCGCCCGGCGTCGCGGTACGCCCGGGGGACGCGGTCGTCGCCGTCGGCGGCCTGCCCGTCGACCCGGTCACCGGACCGGGGCCGCTGCTGACCGGCACCGCCGGCAAGCCGGTCGAGCTGACCGTGCTGCCGGCCGGCGGCGGCGACGCCCGGCACGCCGTCGTCGTCCCGATCGCCGACGAGGAGCCGCTGCGCTACCACGCCTGGGTCGCCGACCGGCGGGCCTACGTCCACGAACGGTCCGGCGGGCGCCTCGGCTACCTGCACGTGCCGGACATGATCGGCTCCGGCTGGGCGCAGCTCCACCGCGACCTGCGGATCGAGGTGGCCAGGGAGGGCCTGGTCGTCGACGTCAGGGAGAACCGCGGCGGCCACACCTCGCAGCTCGTGGTGGAGAAGCTGGCCCGCCGGATCGTCGGCTGGGACCTGCCGCGCGGCCTGCGCGCCTCCAGCTACCCCGAGGACGCGCCGCGCGGCCCGGTGGTCGCCGTCGCCGACGAGTTCTCCGGCTCCGACGGCGACATCGTCAACGCGGCGATCAAGGCCCTCGGGATCGGGCCGGTCGTCGGCACCCGCACCTGGGGCGGCGTGGTCGGCATCGACAGCCGCTACCGGCTGGTCGACGGCACCCTGGTCACCCAGCCCAAGTACGCGTTCTGGCTGGAGGGTTACGGCTGGGGCGTGGAGAACCACGGGGTCGACCCGGACGTCGAGGTGGTGCAGCGCCCGCAGGACCACGCGGCGGGCCGCGACACCCAGCTCGACGCGGCGATCGCTCTCGCCCTCGAGGCCCTGGCGGACAACCCGGCGAAGACACCGCCCGAGCTGCCGTAG
- a CDS encoding histidine triad nucleotide-binding protein, with protein MAGEAQDDCLFCKIVAGQIPATIVRQTATTVAFRDINPKAPVHVLVIPKAHYPDAASLAEGAPELAADVLRETRAVAEEEKLESYRTVFNTGAGAGQTVFHAHAHVLGGRGLQWPPG; from the coding sequence ATGGCAGGGGAAGCGCAGGACGACTGCCTGTTCTGCAAGATCGTCGCGGGACAGATCCCGGCGACGATCGTGCGGCAGACCGCGACCACGGTCGCCTTCCGCGACATCAACCCGAAGGCGCCGGTCCACGTCCTGGTGATCCCCAAGGCGCACTACCCGGACGCCGCGTCGCTCGCCGAGGGCGCCCCCGAGCTGGCCGCCGACGTGCTGCGCGAGACCCGGGCGGTCGCCGAGGAGGAGAAGCTGGAGAGCTACCGCACCGTCTTCAACACCGGCGCGGGCGCCGGGCAGACCGTCTTCCACGCGCACGCGCACGTCCTCGGCGGGCGCGGTCTGCAGTGGCCGCCCGGATAG
- a CDS encoding IclR family transcriptional regulator, producing MSEAGSAPGGVREVKSAARTVELLELLAARGDRPARLQELADELEVPRSSMYALLQTLIGRGWVRTDVTGSLYGIGIHALLTGTSYLDSDPRVRAVRPYLDEASQALGETVHLGRLDGRDVAYLATRESHEYLRTISRVGRRLPAHVGALGKALLAERGDEELPEGPYEARTPRTLTTRRALAADLAEVRARGYSVDREEGVTGIVGFGFALRYDVPALDAISCSVPVARLTPDHEASIVAVMREIRAKAEATAPAGGGGAVHWR from the coding sequence ATGTCGGAGGCTGGGAGTGCGCCGGGTGGCGTCCGCGAGGTGAAGTCGGCGGCGCGGACCGTCGAGCTGCTGGAACTGCTCGCCGCGCGCGGCGACCGTCCGGCCAGGCTCCAGGAGCTGGCGGACGAGCTGGAGGTGCCGCGCAGCTCGATGTACGCCCTGTTGCAGACCCTCATCGGACGCGGCTGGGTGCGCACGGACGTCACCGGCTCGCTGTACGGCATCGGCATCCACGCCCTGCTCACCGGCACCAGCTACCTGGACTCCGACCCGCGGGTGCGGGCCGTGCGCCCTTACCTCGACGAGGCGTCCCAGGCGCTCGGCGAGACCGTCCACCTGGGCCGGCTCGACGGCCGTGACGTGGCCTATCTCGCCACCCGCGAGTCGCACGAGTACCTGCGGACCATCAGCAGGGTCGGCCGCAGGCTGCCCGCGCACGTGGGGGCGCTGGGCAAGGCGCTGCTGGCGGAGCGCGGGGACGAGGAGCTGCCCGAGGGGCCCTACGAGGCGCGCACGCCCCGCACCCTGACGACCCGGCGGGCGCTGGCCGCCGACCTCGCCGAGGTGCGGGCCCGCGGGTACTCGGTCGACCGCGAGGAGGGCGTCACCGGGATCGTCGGCTTCGGGTTCGCGCTGCGCTACGACGTGCCCGCGCTCGACGCGATCAGCTGCTCGGTGCCGGTGGCCCGGCTGACGCCCGATCACGAGGCGTCGATCGTCGCGGTGATGCGGGAGATCAGGGCCAAGGCGGAGGCGACGGCACCGGCCGGGGGCGGCGGCGCGGTCCACTGGCGGTAG
- a CDS encoding glucarate dehydratase family protein, translating to MNLTLTDVRLTPILVADPPLLNTQGVHQPYTPRLIIEVVTADGVTGVGETYGDTKYLELARPFAEKLKGRQVSDLNGLFTLADEVSVDASRVSGQVDVGGLRGVQTADKLRLSVVSGFEVACLDALGKTLGLPVHTLLGGKVRDTVEYSAYLFYKWAEHPAGVPAERDDWGAALDPAGIVEQARRFKERHGFTSFKLKGGVFPPDQEIAAVRALAAAFPGHPLRLDPNGAWSVATSLTVAEEIGDLLEYLEDPALGTPAMAEVAAATGVPLATNMCVTTFAEIQEAFTRGAVQVVLSDHHYWGGLRNTQQLAAVCRTFGVGVSMHSNTHLGISLAAMTHVAATVPGLHHACDSHYPWQSEDVLTERLTFTDGRLTVPDAPGLGVELDRDRLHFLHRRWLDDDGTLRERDDAAALRVVDPGWTTPAVPRW from the coding sequence GTGAACCTCACCCTCACCGACGTACGGCTGACCCCGATCCTCGTCGCCGACCCGCCGCTGCTCAACACCCAGGGCGTCCACCAGCCCTACACCCCCCGCCTGATCATCGAGGTCGTCACCGCCGACGGCGTCACCGGCGTCGGCGAGACCTACGGCGACACCAAGTACCTCGAACTCGCCCGCCCCTTCGCCGAGAAACTCAAGGGCCGCCAAGTCAGCGATTTGAACGGCCTGTTCACCCTCGCCGACGAGGTCTCCGTCGACGCCTCCCGGGTCTCGGGCCAGGTCGACGTCGGCGGACTGCGCGGCGTCCAGACCGCCGACAAACTCCGCCTCTCCGTCGTCTCGGGCTTCGAGGTCGCCTGCCTCGACGCCCTCGGCAAGACCCTCGGACTGCCCGTCCACACCCTGCTCGGCGGCAAGGTCCGCGACACCGTCGAATACAGCGCCTACCTGTTCTACAAGTGGGCCGAGCACCCGGCGGGCGTCCCCGCCGAGCGGGACGACTGGGGCGCCGCCCTCGACCCGGCCGGCATCGTCGAACAGGCCCGCCGCTTCAAGGAACGCCACGGCTTCACCTCCTTCAAGCTCAAGGGCGGCGTCTTCCCGCCCGACCAGGAGATCGCCGCCGTCCGCGCCCTCGCCGCCGCCTTCCCCGGCCACCCGCTGCGCCTCGACCCCAACGGCGCCTGGTCCGTGGCGACCTCCCTCACGGTCGCCGAGGAGATCGGCGACCTCCTGGAGTACCTGGAGGACCCCGCGCTCGGCACCCCCGCCATGGCCGAGGTCGCCGCCGCCACCGGCGTGCCGCTCGCCACCAACATGTGCGTGACGACGTTCGCCGAGATCCAGGAAGCCTTCACCCGCGGCGCCGTGCAGGTCGTGCTCTCCGACCACCACTACTGGGGCGGACTGCGCAACACCCAGCAACTCGCCGCCGTCTGCCGCACCTTCGGCGTCGGCGTCTCCATGCACTCCAACACCCACCTCGGGATCAGCCTCGCCGCGATGACCCACGTCGCCGCGACCGTCCCCGGCCTCCACCACGCCTGCGACTCCCACTACCCCTGGCAGTCCGAGGACGTGCTGACCGAACGCCTCACCTTCACCGACGGCCGCCTCACCGTGCCGGACGCGCCCGGCCTCGGCGTCGAACTCGACCGCGACCGGCTGCACTTCCTGCACCGGCGCTGGCTCGATGACGACGGCACCCTGCGCGAGCGCGACGACGCCGCCGCCCTGCGCGTCGTCGACCCGGGCTGGACCACCCCCGCCGTCCCCCGCTGGTGA
- a CDS encoding carbohydrate kinase family protein, which yields MTPIGEGPFAAEAGQARRTHVDPLAPLRTPDDPPWDVYLTGTVFLDIIFTGLDTAPVRGTESWARGMGSSPGGVANMATALARLGLRTSLAAAFGDDHYGEYCWDALEQGEHIDLSSSRTIGGWHSPVTVSMAYEGERTMVSHGHEPPPAPGAVPAGVPDHPSHARAAVASLTPGRSAPWIAEAARRGTRVFADVGWDDTGAWDLAGLTDLAHCEAFLPNAEEAMRYTGASCPRAAAHALTAHVPLAVVTLGAEGAYAVDRRTGESAEVPAIAVEALDPTGAGDVFVAGFVTGTLADWPLADRLAFAGLTAALSVQEFGGSLSAPGWSEIAAWWRRVQSVTGQDPAPLRRYAFLESLLPHEAARPWPLRRAVPTIGFGRSA from the coding sequence ATCACCCCCATCGGAGAGGGACCGTTCGCCGCCGAGGCGGGGCAGGCCCGTCGGACCCACGTCGACCCGCTCGCCCCGCTGCGCACGCCCGACGACCCGCCCTGGGACGTCTACCTCACCGGCACCGTCTTCCTCGACATCATCTTCACCGGCCTCGACACCGCCCCCGTGCGCGGGACGGAGTCCTGGGCCCGCGGGATGGGGTCGAGCCCCGGCGGCGTCGCCAACATGGCCACCGCCCTCGCCCGCCTCGGCCTGCGCACCTCACTGGCCGCCGCCTTCGGCGACGACCACTACGGCGAGTACTGCTGGGACGCGCTGGAACAGGGCGAGCACATCGACCTCTCGTCCTCCCGCACCATCGGCGGCTGGCACTCCCCGGTCACCGTGTCCATGGCCTACGAGGGCGAGCGCACCATGGTCTCCCACGGCCACGAACCGCCCCCGGCGCCCGGCGCCGTCCCGGCGGGCGTCCCCGACCACCCCTCGCACGCCCGCGCCGCCGTCGCCTCCCTCACCCCGGGCCGCAGCGCCCCCTGGATCGCCGAGGCCGCCCGCCGCGGCACCCGGGTCTTCGCCGACGTCGGCTGGGACGACACCGGCGCCTGGGACCTCGCGGGCCTCACCGACCTCGCCCACTGCGAGGCCTTCCTGCCCAACGCGGAGGAGGCGATGCGCTACACCGGCGCCTCCTGCCCGCGGGCCGCCGCGCACGCCCTCACCGCCCATGTGCCGCTCGCCGTGGTCACCCTCGGCGCGGAGGGCGCCTACGCCGTCGACCGGCGCACCGGCGAGTCCGCCGAGGTCCCCGCCATCGCCGTCGAGGCCCTCGACCCGACCGGCGCGGGCGACGTCTTCGTGGCCGGCTTCGTCACCGGCACCCTCGCCGACTGGCCGCTCGCCGACCGGCTCGCCTTCGCCGGCCTCACCGCGGCCCTCTCGGTCCAGGAGTTCGGCGGCTCCCTCTCGGCCCCCGGCTGGTCCGAGATCGCCGCCTGGTGGCGCCGCGTCCAGTCGGTCACGGGCCAGGACCCGGCCCCGTTGCGCCGCTACGCCTTCCTCGAGTCCCTCCTCCCGCACGAGGCGGCCCGCCCCTGGCCCCTGCGCCGAGCGGTCCCGACGATCGGCTTCGGACGGTCGGCCTAG